The DNA window TGAAGAGTGTATTACAAAGTATTATGAACTTTTGTTATTGACCAAACACCTATTTTCCACCATGATTCGCAAATAAATTCCTTAAAAATCAGACAGTGATTTTCcgggtttcttttttttccttttgtctctCATAGTTGAAGTGTACCTATAATGTTAATTACAGGCATCGCTCATCTTGTAAGTGGGAGAACATGCACAATTGGTGGCTGACTAAATACATATTTGCCCCACTGTATGTATTTAAAATAGACGGACAGGATATAACGTGTTCATGATTCACAGGTAGGGGTTTCCTCTGGCCACTAGAGGTCACTAAGGAGTTAGTGACGGATTACTGTCTCCCGATGCTGTCACCCTCTACTCTTGACCCTCTCCgggatttgttttcttttttccacagtTATGTGCAGTTTGCATCAGGTACCGACTTTACTCCTGTCATCACTTATTTCATTATTAGTTTGATGGTTGTTGGTTCGTTCTTTCTTCAGCAAAATTATTAGATTTATTGAGCTATTCTTTCGTTGGTCAGCAAACCATTGATCAATTCAAGTAAGAAGTCATGAactttcatccattcatttttaacaccTCATCAAttgtgtgtaaaaataaaagtggcaTCTTCATATTTATAGATGAAATGGCTATTATTTTGAATGTAGTatgtattttacatttgatttgaaatggttcagggtgtaccgGCCTACTGCAtgaagactgctgggataggcacTGGCACACCTGCAACCATTGTGTggatcatccatccatccatccatccatccaataaaaaataaatgaatgaatagtcCTTAATTCAATGACAGAAGTTAAAAATTGTATATGTTGTCTATCAAATTTTGTCCATACAAACACTCCAGTAAGCATCAGAACAAAACAATGCGTCGACCTCCAACATGGCAGTTGCGGGCATGTCCATATATGCCCGCAATATAGATGTGACGTCAAGGCAAAACTATCTGTAAACCTCAGtttgaatgaatgtttttggCATATTGATGAGCAATTGGGAAATTACTGGAAAGTTTTCTGTGCTGACAAAAATTGTTTGTAATTTATGACATACATTCACTGGACTTTTTCAAGATTTATTTACGAAAATAAAGGAAACAAATATAGTCCGCTGAATCAATTGTATCTTttggagttaaaaaaaaaataggctaTCCTACAGATAGTCAATCTAAATTGGctccatatatttttttacagtgtgtACACAATATGTTGAACTAaatataaaaagtcaaataaaacactATACACAAATAGTGATTAGACGCTGATAGAATACAGTCAATTCACAACGCCACCAGACGTTCTTGTGGCTTTGCTCCTGACACGGTAAGGCAACTGTCGTGCAAAgaatgagtcttttttttttgatcattttcttATGAAACTGTGATTTCTTCACTTTCTGACTCTGATGGTTTACTGCACTCTGACGGAGAGGAGCGATGCTGGTGgtagtgatgatgatgaagaggatggGGAAGATGTGACTCCTGGCTCTGTCCTTGGCTGCTAGCTGCAATCCTCTCAAGCCCACCGTGGCAGTAGACGCTGCCCACATCCGTGAGGTCTGGGTTGGGGTTAGTTTTGGTGGGCAGGGTCTGCTGACGGCAACCTCCTGTCGACAGCAGCTCTCTttcttttgagttcctccattTCATCCTCCGGTTCTGAAACCAGATCTTTACCTATGAGAACAAACAAAGATCCTGTTTGTCTTATTGTATGAGATGCATATAACAGCAGCTGAAAAATggatgacctttgaccattaACTACTGAATGCCAACCCATTGGGCTAGGCTGTTCTTTACTTATGTTGTCTCTGGTTTGTGTTGAAGAAAATAACTTCTATAGCTCACCCATGGTTGCTGCGTTCAACGGTTTACACTTAGTTTTTTTCCTTACTGCAGTGACTAAAACGTAAATCTGCATGTAAAGAAGTTCAAGCGTGTGTATATTTTGTACAGAAGAAATGTTCATGTCAACCAAATGCACAAAGTACTTCTATATATACGTACCTGTGAGTCTTTGAGTCCCAGTTTACTAGCTAACTTCTTCCTGTCGGGCTTGCTGATATACTTTTGCTTCTGGAAAGTTCTTTCCAGGGCCTTTCTCTGAAGGTCTGAGAAGACGGCACGTCGCAGCATGCCCCTTCTTGGCTTCCCTCTGGGGACCAGAGGCCATGAAAAGGTTCCTGGGACAGGGAccacagaggaggaggaagctgaagcgacaaaatgtaaaacagaATTTAAGGTAAACACATTTATAATACATGTATATACAGTTATGAGTATATAATGGACTTGACATCAGTTCTTGGTGTGGTATGAGTACCACTTGTGGTGGGTGGGCCAAAGAATcacccaattaaaaaaaaacatgaattacaataaaacacattgaaaTGAAGCTTGTAGCCATGCATAGTACAGTTagttcaaactttttttttccctttttaaaTCCACTACTGTGCTTTTGTACTTTCAGGTACGGTAATGCCGTTTTCTTTATCCTTATGAACTGGTTGTTTTTAAACGTACACTTAAAATGTTTATGATCAAAACATTCTAATTAAATCATGACTTAAATAGCCCCTATATTGAAGCACAGTGGCTGGCTGTACTTAGTGAGGGCCATTGCTCTGAAGGTTACATTGTAGTCTCATTAACATACAGTAAATACAACCATTTATTTTGCTACTGCTCATATAACTCAAGTAAAAGAGAATGTGATGCTATCCATCAAATGACTTTACAGAGTGAACATTTTCTGTCGTCTCTTGGCTGCTTTTGCCATTGGTAGAGTAGCGCTCTTGCTGTCAGTAGTCGGAGCAAGTCAGGACTTTCATCGTCTTGACTCTGCCTCAAATAGAATTGTCCTCCCTGAAATGTGATGTTTAAAAGT is part of the Syngnathus acus chromosome 6, fSynAcu1.2, whole genome shotgun sequence genome and encodes:
- the LOC119123822 gene encoding homeobox protein DBX1-B-like isoform X2, which gives rise to MMFPCSALPHPLYSDLLRPPAALTCHLPRSPPSGYRVEDLLRISQPAYSYIQRTFSVANPGEVLSLSPEQGVSHRALGPSTARSVFQCSGQPNHSGGGATQSACPASNCLKFGVSAILAPSTRSGCSSPPVHSLQTKSFPLPFLDASLLSSPFIRASYFTASSSSVVPVPGTFSWPLVPRGKPRRGMLRRAVFSDLQRKALERTFQKQKYISKPDRKKLASKLGLKDSQNRRMKWRNSKERELLSTGGCRQQTLPTKTNPNPDLTDVGSVYCHGGLERIAASSQGQSQESHLPHPLHHHHYHQHRSSPSECSKPSESESEEITVS
- the LOC119123822 gene encoding homeobox protein DBX1-B-like isoform X1; the encoded protein is MMFPCSALPHPLYSDLLRPPAALTCHLPRSPPSGYRVEDLLRISQPAYSYIQRTFSVANPGEVLSLSPEQGVSHRALGPSTARSVFQCSGQPNHSGGGATQSACPASNCLKFGVSAILAPSTRSGCSSPPVHSLQTKSFPLPFLDASLLSSPFIRASYFTASSSSVVPVPGTFSWPLVPRGKPRRGMLRRAVFSDLQRKALERTFQKQKYISKPDRKKLASKLGLKDSQVKIWFQNRRMKWRNSKERELLSTGGCRQQTLPTKTNPNPDLTDVGSVYCHGGLERIAASSQGQSQESHLPHPLHHHHYHQHRSSPSECSKPSESESEEITVS